A DNA window from Allokutzneria albata contains the following coding sequences:
- a CDS encoding hemolysin family protein: protein MTGPVLSVLGLAVVVLLTLGTAVFVAAEFSLTALERSQVDSHVHQVKDRRAHTVQKAHRTLSFQLSGAQLGITITTLVTGYLAEPALAALITPGLVGLGLGESTAAGISLAIALLLATSLSMVFGELVPKNLAIARPLATARMVAGLQAGFSSAFRWLITALNGSANWIVRRFGVEPAEELRSARSPHELGSLVRSSAAGGTIDPGTATLLDRSLRFGERNAEELMTPRVRVEALRADATVLDLVEVARRTGFSRFPVHTGDLDEIQGVVHVKQAFGVPREERATTRVVALCRPVPTVPETLEGDALLDRLRGSGLQTAVVVDEYGGTAGLVTLEDLVEEIVGDVRDEHDRNEIAPVRPLGKLSWVVSGLLRLDEVEEATGLRVPDDEYYETIAGFVLYRLGRIPTVNDEVRYDGWRLTVLRMDRHRIAELRVSRVPDQESTVDTSRQEAVR from the coding sequence ATGACCGGCCCCGTGCTCAGCGTCCTCGGCTTGGCCGTGGTGGTCCTGCTCACCCTCGGTACCGCGGTCTTCGTCGCGGCCGAGTTCTCCCTCACCGCGCTGGAGCGCAGCCAGGTGGACAGCCACGTCCACCAGGTGAAGGACCGCAGGGCGCACACCGTGCAGAAGGCCCATCGGACGCTGTCCTTCCAGCTCTCCGGCGCGCAGCTGGGGATCACGATCACCACCCTGGTCACCGGCTACCTCGCCGAGCCCGCGCTGGCCGCGCTGATCACCCCCGGCCTGGTCGGCCTCGGTCTCGGCGAGTCCACGGCCGCCGGGATCTCGCTGGCGATCGCGCTGCTGCTGGCCACCTCGCTGTCGATGGTCTTCGGCGAGCTGGTGCCGAAGAACCTGGCCATCGCCCGTCCGCTGGCCACCGCGAGGATGGTCGCCGGTCTGCAGGCCGGGTTCTCCTCGGCGTTCCGCTGGCTGATCACCGCGCTCAACGGCTCGGCGAACTGGATCGTCCGGCGCTTCGGCGTCGAGCCCGCCGAGGAGCTGCGGTCGGCGCGCTCCCCGCACGAGCTGGGCTCGCTGGTCCGCTCCAGCGCGGCGGGCGGCACCATCGACCCGGGCACGGCGACGCTGCTGGACCGCTCACTGCGCTTCGGCGAGCGCAACGCCGAGGAGCTGATGACCCCGCGCGTGCGGGTGGAGGCGCTGCGGGCGGACGCGACCGTGCTCGACCTGGTCGAGGTGGCGCGGCGGACCGGTTTCTCCCGTTTCCCGGTGCACACCGGCGATCTGGACGAGATCCAGGGCGTTGTGCACGTCAAGCAGGCGTTCGGCGTTCCCCGCGAGGAACGCGCGACCACCAGGGTCGTCGCGCTCTGCCGCCCGGTGCCCACCGTGCCGGAGACGCTGGAGGGCGACGCGCTGCTGGACCGGCTGCGCGGCTCCGGTCTGCAGACCGCCGTCGTCGTCGACGAGTACGGCGGCACGGCGGGCCTGGTGACGCTGGAGGACCTGGTCGAGGAGATCGTCGGCGACGTCCGCGACGAGCACGACCGCAACGAGATCGCCCCGGTGCGCCCCCTCGGCAAGCTCAGCTGGGTGGTCTCCGGCCTGCTCCGGCTGGACGAGGTGGAGGAGGCGACCGGGCTGCGCGTCCCCGATGACGAGTACTACGAGACGATCGCCGGGTTCGTGCTCTACCGGCTCGGCCGCATCCCCACGGTCAACGACGAGGTGCGCTACGACGGCTGGCGGCTGACCGTGCTGCGGATGGACCGGCACCGGATCGCCGAGCTGCGGGTCTCCCGCGTCCCCGACCAGGAGTCCACTGTGGACACCTCGCGGCAGGAGGCGGTCCGATGA
- a CDS encoding LacI family DNA-binding transcriptional regulator, which translates to MVHHQVTLAEVAKHAKVSLATASRVLNGSTRQVSAELRDRVLATARELGYLPNASAQALARNSSSLVGLVVHDIADPYFSSIAAGVTRVAEEAGLIVVLGTTSREPDRELALLSTLRAHRARAVVLVGTRTTDDAATRKLADEVEAFQKQGGRVACVSQAHLPADTVVPANAQGAHDLAARLAEQGHREFAVLAGPERLLAARDRLDGFRAGLAAHGVELAERNIVHGAFTRDGGHTAMHELLDRGTGARCVFAVNDVMAVGAMAATRERGLRSPDDVAVAGFGDIPTLSDLVPALTTVRLPLEEIGERAARLALEGDAPLEPRTVEVGAKVVLRDSTALRH; encoded by the coding sequence GTGGTACATCATCAAGTGACGCTGGCCGAGGTGGCCAAGCACGCGAAGGTGTCCTTGGCCACCGCGTCCAGGGTGCTCAACGGCAGCACGCGCCAGGTCAGCGCGGAGCTGCGGGACCGGGTGCTGGCCACCGCGCGCGAGCTGGGCTATCTGCCCAACGCCTCGGCCCAGGCGCTGGCCCGCAACTCCAGCTCGCTGGTCGGGCTGGTCGTGCACGACATCGCCGACCCCTACTTCTCCTCCATCGCCGCCGGGGTCACCAGGGTCGCCGAGGAGGCCGGGCTGATCGTGGTCCTGGGCACCACCTCCCGCGAGCCGGACCGCGAGCTGGCCCTGCTGTCCACGCTGCGCGCGCACCGGGCCCGCGCCGTCGTGCTGGTCGGCACCAGGACCACCGACGACGCCGCGACCCGCAAGCTCGCCGACGAGGTCGAGGCGTTCCAGAAGCAGGGCGGGCGCGTCGCGTGCGTGTCCCAGGCGCACCTGCCCGCCGACACCGTGGTCCCCGCGAACGCGCAGGGCGCGCACGACCTCGCCGCGAGGCTCGCGGAGCAGGGCCACCGGGAGTTCGCCGTCCTCGCCGGGCCAGAACGGCTGCTCGCCGCGCGGGACCGGCTCGACGGCTTCCGCGCCGGACTCGCCGCGCACGGCGTCGAGCTGGCCGAGCGCAACATCGTGCACGGCGCCTTCACCCGCGACGGCGGCCACACGGCCATGCACGAGCTGTTGGACCGCGGCACCGGGGCGCGGTGCGTGTTCGCGGTGAACGACGTGATGGCGGTCGGCGCGATGGCCGCGACGCGGGAGCGCGGCCTGCGCTCCCCCGACGACGTGGCCGTCGCGGGATTCGGGGACATCCCCACGCTGAGCGACCTCGTGCCCGCGCTGACCACCGTGCGCCTGCCGCTGGAGGAGATCGGCGAGCGCGCCGCCCGGCTGGCGCTGGAGGGCGACGCGCCGCTGGAGCCGCGCACGGTCGAGGTCGGCGCGAAGGTCGTGCTGCGCGACAGCACCGCCCTTCGTCACTGA
- a CDS encoding peptide MFS transporter codes for MTATESTKPAQQRGFFGHPWGLATLFFTEMWERFSYYGMRVLLVLFLPAAVVDGGLGMDKGLASSLVSAYGAAIYMSALAGGWIADRLLGGQRSVFYGGVLIMAGHISMAVPAGSATIFLGLALIILGTSLLKPNISTLVGGLYAEHDARRDAGFTVFYMGVNLGSFVGITVSGWLGEKVDFHLGFGAAAVGMALGLVQYVLGRRNLGAATAAPVNPLTAAERGKVLGRIGAGLAAVALVVVVLSALGWMSVQLVIDGISVLSILLPVAYFAVLLRSPLVDDDERSRVKGYIPLFLASVMFFMIFEQAANVLNLYAVDKVDRTIFGLEFPATWFQSVNPVFILLFAPVVATIWMRMGERQPTTPRKFAIALVLIGSSFGLLVLADLTKIGGLVSPLWLLAVYAVQTLGELLLSPIGLSVTTKAAPKAFVSQMMALWFLSIAAGNGIAAQLVPLYGNIPEGLYFGMFAGAAVLLAVLLWMSAPKIRELMRGAE; via the coding sequence GTGACGGCCACGGAATCCACGAAGCCAGCACAGCAGCGGGGCTTCTTCGGCCACCCGTGGGGGCTGGCCACCCTGTTCTTCACCGAGATGTGGGAACGCTTCTCCTACTACGGGATGCGCGTCCTGCTGGTGCTCTTCCTGCCTGCCGCCGTCGTCGACGGCGGTCTCGGCATGGACAAGGGCCTGGCGTCCTCGCTCGTCAGCGCCTACGGGGCGGCGATCTACATGTCCGCGCTGGCAGGCGGTTGGATCGCCGACCGGCTGCTGGGCGGTCAGCGGTCGGTGTTCTACGGCGGCGTGCTGATCATGGCGGGGCACATCAGCATGGCCGTGCCCGCGGGCAGCGCGACGATCTTCCTCGGCCTCGCGCTGATCATCCTCGGCACCAGCCTGCTGAAGCCGAACATCTCCACGCTGGTCGGCGGCCTCTACGCCGAGCACGACGCGCGCCGCGACGCCGGTTTCACCGTCTTCTACATGGGCGTGAACCTGGGCAGCTTCGTCGGCATCACCGTCTCCGGCTGGCTCGGCGAGAAGGTGGACTTCCACCTCGGCTTCGGCGCCGCCGCCGTCGGCATGGCGCTCGGCCTGGTCCAGTACGTCCTCGGCAGGCGCAACCTGGGCGCGGCGACCGCGGCCCCGGTGAACCCGCTGACCGCCGCCGAGCGGGGCAAGGTCCTCGGCCGCATCGGCGCCGGGCTGGCCGCGGTGGCCCTGGTGGTCGTCGTGCTCAGCGCGCTGGGCTGGATGAGCGTCCAGCTGGTCATCGACGGCATCAGCGTGCTGTCGATCCTGCTGCCCGTGGCGTACTTCGCCGTGCTGCTGCGCAGCCCGCTGGTCGACGACGACGAGCGGTCCCGGGTCAAGGGCTACATCCCGCTGTTCCTCGCGTCGGTCATGTTCTTCATGATCTTCGAGCAGGCGGCCAACGTGCTGAACCTGTACGCGGTGGACAAGGTGGACCGGACGATCTTCGGCCTCGAGTTCCCCGCGACCTGGTTCCAGTCGGTCAACCCGGTCTTCATCCTGCTGTTCGCGCCGGTCGTCGCGACGATCTGGATGAGGATGGGCGAGCGCCAGCCGACCACCCCGCGCAAGTTCGCGATCGCCCTGGTGCTGATCGGCTCCTCCTTCGGCCTGCTCGTGCTCGCCGATCTGACCAAGATCGGCGGTCTGGTCAGCCCGCTGTGGCTGCTGGCGGTCTACGCGGTGCAGACCCTCGGTGAGCTGCTGCTGTCGCCGATCGGCCTGTCCGTGACGACGAAGGCCGCTCCGAAGGCGTTCGTCTCGCAGATGATGGCGCTGTGGTTCCTGTCCATCGCGGCCGGCAACGGCATCGCGGCGCAGCTCGTCCCGTTGTACGGCAACATCCCGGAGGGGTTGTACTTCGGCATGTTCGCCGGTGCGGCGGTCCTGCTCGCGGTGCTGCTGTGGATGAGCGCTCCGAAGATCCGCGAGCTGATGCGCGGCGCGGAGTAG
- a CDS encoding PIN domain-containing protein: MFTALLDTCVLWPSLQRDFLLSLAVEGMYRPVWSAAILAELEYEEELKLIARGEDRTMAAERAR, encoded by the coding sequence GTGTTCACCGCCCTCCTCGACACCTGCGTTCTCTGGCCGAGCCTGCAGCGCGACTTCCTCCTGTCCCTGGCTGTCGAAGGGATGTATCGACCGGTGTGGAGCGCGGCGATCCTCGCGGAGTTGGAGTACGAGGAGGAGCTCAAGCTCATCGCCAGAGGCGAAGACCGCACCATGGCCGCAGAGCGCGCGAGATGA
- a CDS encoding helix-turn-helix domain-containing protein, which translates to MGETLRQETYLPEVDEGEQFARVYDFLQAHEDAGHGRPRVPCFLSGSSPADRVELPVELYRVLRQVVTALQDGLAVTVAPVTATLTTQQAAELLGVSRPTVIRLLDDEQIPFERVNSHRRILLRDLLAYREERRARQYAALEATAVEDDEDVDLALRRLKNARHEIAKRRNSGTR; encoded by the coding sequence ATGGGTGAGACACTGCGACAGGAGACCTACCTGCCGGAAGTCGACGAAGGGGAGCAGTTCGCGCGCGTCTACGACTTCCTGCAAGCACACGAAGACGCCGGACATGGCCGTCCTCGCGTTCCCTGCTTCCTCAGCGGCAGCAGCCCCGCCGACCGGGTCGAGCTCCCCGTCGAGCTCTACCGCGTGCTGCGCCAGGTGGTCACCGCCCTCCAAGACGGCCTCGCGGTCACGGTGGCCCCGGTGACGGCGACGCTGACAACACAGCAAGCCGCGGAGTTGCTTGGTGTCAGCAGGCCCACGGTGATCCGCCTCCTCGACGACGAGCAGATCCCGTTCGAACGGGTGAATAGCCACCGAAGGATCCTGCTCCGCGATCTCCTTGCCTACCGTGAAGAACGTCGCGCACGGCAGTACGCCGCCCTGGAAGCCACGGCGGTGGAGGACGACGAGGACGTCGACCTCGCTCTGAGGCGACTGAAGAATGCCCGTCACGAGATCGCGAAGCGGCGGAACAGCGGCACGCGATGA
- a CDS encoding cytochrome P450 — MGINEDVRRTVSFLVERAALSIYSSRGDHGAKLLRRGSHSPYPLYEHIRRDGDLVRSKLQLYITPSYRWATQILRDPRFGVSQVSASDGMLIPLPPRPPEPVHPIEDSFLSMDPPEHTRLRKLVAPWFTPRAVRARYEQIERTVSGYLDELSRRSQFDLVPHFADRVPIQVISDMLGVPAPDHERFSAWARQVGPALDGVHSLSEQKRLDGVIAELHTFFSELIAYRRRSPGEDLLSQLVHSEVDGAPVSDRDLLATAGLLLLAGFGTTLNLIGNGALALLVNRDARERLLADFSLAANVVEETLRHSPPVHFTVRAALEPVEIAGTTLKPGDHVAVLLAAANRDPKVFRNPDRFDIMRRNAREHLAFAGGVHFCVGAGLARMEGEIALRELFRRFPALRLDGQVKRNHARLLPTLESVPVSLVQRRTTVL; from the coding sequence GGAACGCGCGGCTCTGAGCATCTACTCATCGCGGGGCGATCACGGCGCCAAACTGCTGCGCCGGGGTTCGCACAGCCCCTACCCGCTCTACGAGCACATCCGCCGCGACGGCGACCTGGTGCGCAGCAAGCTCCAGCTCTACATCACGCCCTCGTACCGCTGGGCGACGCAGATCCTGCGCGACCCGCGCTTCGGCGTCAGCCAGGTCTCGGCGAGCGACGGCATGCTCATCCCGCTGCCGCCTCGCCCGCCCGAGCCCGTGCACCCGATCGAAGACTCCTTCCTGAGCATGGACCCGCCGGAGCACACGCGGCTGCGCAAGCTCGTCGCGCCGTGGTTCACCCCGCGCGCGGTGCGCGCCCGCTACGAGCAGATCGAACGCACCGTCTCCGGCTACCTCGACGAGCTGTCCAGGCGGTCGCAGTTCGACCTCGTACCGCACTTCGCCGACCGCGTGCCGATCCAGGTGATCAGCGACATGCTCGGCGTGCCCGCGCCCGACCACGAGCGGTTCAGCGCGTGGGCCCGCCAGGTCGGCCCGGCCCTGGACGGCGTGCACTCGCTGTCCGAGCAGAAGCGGCTGGACGGGGTGATCGCCGAGCTGCACACCTTCTTCAGCGAGCTGATCGCCTACCGCAGGCGCTCCCCCGGCGAGGACCTGCTGAGCCAGCTGGTCCACTCCGAAGTGGACGGAGCACCGGTCTCGGACCGCGACCTGCTCGCGACCGCGGGCCTGCTGCTGCTGGCGGGATTCGGCACCACGCTCAACCTGATCGGCAACGGCGCGCTCGCACTGCTGGTCAACCGCGACGCGCGCGAGCGGCTGCTGGCCGACTTCAGCCTCGCCGCCAACGTCGTCGAGGAGACGCTGCGGCACAGCCCGCCGGTGCACTTCACGGTGCGCGCCGCACTGGAGCCGGTCGAGATCGCGGGAACGACGCTCAAGCCCGGCGACCACGTCGCGGTTCTGCTGGCCGCCGCCAACCGCGACCCCAAGGTCTTCCGCAACCCCGACCGCTTCGACATCATGCGGCGCAACGCCCGGGAGCACCTGGCCTTCGCGGGCGGCGTGCACTTCTGCGTCGGCGCGGGACTGGCCAGGATGGAAGGCGAGATCGCGCTGCGCGAGCTGTTCCGCCGTTTCCCGGCATTGCGCCTGGACGGCCAGGTCAAGCGCAACCACGCGCGCCTGCTGCCCACCCTGGAGAGCGTCCCGGTCTCCCTGGTCCAGCGCCGCACGACCGTGCTGTAG
- a CDS encoding hemolysin family protein: MSNSLAVLISLLLLLANAFFVAAEFSLISARRDRLEALAQQGVAGARTVIKASEQVSLMLAGAQLGITICSLVLGNLGKPAVADQLESLLGPLGVPSAVLDPLAFVLAMAIVVVLHIVLGEMVPKNIAIAGPERSAILLVPAHVAFVRLVNPLIQLFNVVANGTLRLMRVEPKDELDTAYTSDELSALIAESRREGLLDASEHRRLAQTLSSTERTVADVLVPTERLTTLPENPTVGDVEQAVTSTGYSRFPVRASDGSMRGYLHVKDVLDQAGATPETPVPANRVRGLPAIPADAGLDEALAALRRAQSHLATAVSSTGEVLGIVAMEDLVEEYVGTVRDATHVG; this comes from the coding sequence ATGAGCAACTCGCTCGCCGTCCTCATCTCGCTGTTGTTGCTGCTGGCCAACGCTTTCTTCGTGGCAGCGGAGTTCTCCCTGATCAGCGCGCGGCGGGACCGGCTGGAGGCACTGGCGCAGCAGGGCGTGGCGGGCGCCCGCACGGTGATCAAGGCATCCGAGCAGGTCTCGCTGATGCTGGCGGGCGCGCAGCTGGGCATCACGATCTGCTCGCTGGTGCTCGGCAACCTCGGCAAGCCCGCCGTCGCCGACCAGCTGGAGTCGCTGCTGGGACCGCTCGGCGTGCCGAGCGCGGTGCTGGACCCGCTCGCGTTCGTGCTGGCGATGGCGATCGTGGTGGTGCTGCACATCGTGCTCGGCGAGATGGTGCCGAAGAACATCGCGATCGCGGGGCCGGAGCGCTCGGCGATCCTGCTGGTCCCGGCGCACGTGGCGTTCGTCCGGCTGGTGAACCCGCTGATCCAGCTGTTCAACGTAGTGGCCAACGGGACGCTGCGGCTGATGCGGGTGGAGCCCAAGGACGAGCTGGACACCGCCTACACCTCCGACGAGCTCTCCGCCCTGATCGCGGAGTCCCGCCGGGAGGGCCTGCTCGACGCCTCCGAGCACCGCAGACTGGCGCAGACGCTGTCCTCGACCGAGCGCACGGTGGCCGACGTCCTGGTCCCGACGGAGCGGCTGACCACGCTGCCGGAGAACCCCACCGTCGGCGACGTCGAGCAGGCGGTGACGAGCACCGGGTACTCACGCTTCCCGGTGCGCGCCTCCGACGGGTCGATGCGCGGCTACCTGCACGTGAAGGACGTCCTGGACCAGGCGGGCGCGACCCCGGAGACCCCGGTCCCGGCCAACCGCGTCCGCGGCCTGCCCGCCATCCCGGCCGACGCCGGACTGGACGAGGCTCTGGCCGCCCTGCGCCGCGCCCAGAGCCACCTGGCGACCGCGGTGTCCTCCACCGGTGAGGTGCTGGGCATCGTCGCGATGGAAGACCTGGTCGAGGAGTACGTCGGCACTGTCCGCGACGCCACGCACGTGGGCTAG
- a CDS encoding substrate-binding protein, with protein sequence MGNLVLTQQRHVPLHPGDVFALLGSDESAGWLFGADYDAMRVGALVRFDLPVNPADPASATIEATGRIALLDPPRRIVIEQHAPWPGTVSCTMLPAKDGSGTTVRLGVEVPGDAVTWLLRQRGYDPIEERAAPGTVRIGVLVSKSGPASIFGATTEKLAMMAADEVNADGGVNGCRLQVVVRDDASVPDVGAEQFRRLVGLDGCRVVVTNCTSAVFPVIAKLARRLGVLLVHTPINEGGRYSPNVVRLGERPSAQLRTALPELMKSTGGNVYLAGNDYVWPRVMNATARALVERLGGAVAGERYKPMGTRDFSDVIEDIIASRADVVVSTFVGSDSALFERQSYSAGLRDRCRTLSMAYDESTRDLTGGEAARGVWATFGYFQEVDSKPNKDFLRRYRERFGAAAPPLSSITESVYEAIHMLAASGALTKDFVLSDLSSALRAQWNAGKKRPLYLAEAVTGGFRISPH encoded by the coding sequence GTGGGGAACCTCGTCCTGACCCAGCAACGACACGTCCCGCTCCATCCCGGGGACGTGTTCGCCCTGCTGGGCAGCGACGAGTCGGCGGGCTGGCTCTTCGGCGCGGACTACGACGCCATGAGGGTCGGCGCGCTGGTGCGGTTCGACCTGCCGGTGAACCCGGCCGATCCGGCGAGCGCGACGATCGAGGCCACCGGCCGCATCGCCCTGCTGGACCCGCCGCGCCGCATCGTCATCGAGCAGCACGCGCCCTGGCCGGGCACGGTGAGCTGCACGATGCTGCCCGCGAAGGACGGCTCCGGCACCACGGTGCGCCTCGGTGTCGAGGTGCCGGGCGACGCGGTGACCTGGCTGTTGCGCCAGCGCGGCTACGACCCCATCGAGGAGCGCGCCGCGCCCGGCACGGTGCGGATCGGCGTGCTGGTCAGCAAGTCCGGCCCGGCCAGCATCTTCGGCGCCACCACGGAGAAGCTGGCGATGATGGCCGCCGACGAGGTCAACGCGGACGGCGGGGTGAACGGCTGCCGGCTGCAGGTGGTGGTGCGCGACGACGCCAGCGTTCCGGACGTCGGCGCCGAGCAGTTCCGCAGACTGGTCGGTCTCGACGGTTGCCGCGTCGTGGTCACGAACTGCACGTCGGCGGTGTTCCCGGTGATCGCGAAGCTGGCCCGGCGGCTCGGGGTGCTGCTCGTGCACACGCCGATCAACGAGGGCGGGCGCTACTCCCCCAACGTGGTCCGGCTCGGCGAGCGCCCGTCCGCGCAGCTGCGCACGGCGCTTCCGGAGCTGATGAAGAGCACTGGCGGCAACGTCTACCTAGCGGGCAACGACTACGTGTGGCCGCGCGTGATGAACGCCACCGCACGCGCGCTCGTGGAACGGCTCGGCGGCGCCGTGGCGGGTGAGCGCTACAAGCCCATGGGCACCCGCGACTTCTCCGACGTCATCGAGGACATCATCGCGAGCCGTGCGGACGTGGTGGTGTCGACGTTCGTCGGCTCGGATTCGGCACTGTTCGAGCGGCAGTCGTACAGCGCGGGGTTGCGGGACCGGTGCCGGACGCTGTCGATGGCCTACGACGAGTCCACACGCGACCTCACGGGCGGTGAAGCGGCGCGCGGTGTGTGGGCGACGTTCGGCTACTTCCAGGAAGTGGACTCCAAGCCCAACAAGGACTTCCTGCGTCGCTACCGCGAACGGTTCGGCGCTGCGGCTCCTCCGCTGTCCAGCATCACGGAGTCGGTCTACGAGGCGATTCACATGCTTGCCGCTTCCGGGGCGCTGACGAAGGACTTCGTGCTGTCGGACCTGTCGTCGGCGTTGCGCGCGCAGTGGAACGCGGGCAAGAAGCGCCCCTTGTACCTGGCCGAAGCGGTCACCGGCGGATTCCGCATCTCACCGCACTAA
- a CDS encoding zinc finger protein, which produces MTNANVGRGAKPSARLDPQIFFWQPENGARHAIPGAHADYELGEQGQSLCGQPVRIRPAPESEWIAFPTCDKCWQAAKSLLGELKSVRPRLW; this is translated from the coding sequence ATGACCAACGCCAACGTCGGCCGTGGCGCCAAACCCTCGGCGCGGCTGGACCCGCAGATCTTCTTCTGGCAGCCGGAGAACGGCGCGCGGCACGCCATCCCGGGGGCGCACGCCGACTACGAGCTGGGGGAGCAGGGGCAGTCGCTGTGCGGGCAGCCCGTCCGCATCCGCCCGGCCCCCGAGTCGGAGTGGATCGCCTTCCCCACCTGCGACAAGTGCTGGCAGGCGGCGAAGTCGCTGCTCGGCGAGCTGAAGAGCGTCCGCCCCCGACTCTGGTAG
- a CDS encoding ArsR/SmtB family transcription factor yields MGQISGSGEASAFDALADDTRRTVLSLLSEHGELTVSDLASRFDHIGRTAVSMQLRVLRDAGMVQERRAGKYRFYSLRVEPMNEVLSFLSTLYGASLDALAAVAERRAPGTEDQLEGQRWGTSS; encoded by the coding sequence GTGGGCCAGATCTCGGGCAGCGGTGAGGCCTCCGCCTTCGACGCGTTGGCCGACGACACCCGGCGCACGGTGCTCAGCCTCCTCTCCGAACACGGCGAGCTGACCGTCTCCGACCTCGCCTCCCGGTTCGACCACATCGGCCGCACCGCCGTCTCCATGCAGCTGCGGGTGCTCCGCGACGCGGGCATGGTCCAGGAGCGCCGGGCGGGCAAGTACCGCTTCTACTCGCTGCGGGTCGAGCCGATGAACGAGGTGCTCAGCTTCCTCAGCACGCTCTACGGCGCCTCCCTCGACGCGCTGGCCGCGGTCGCCGAGCGGAGGGCGCCCGGAACCGAGGACCAGCTCGAAGGGCAACGGTGGGGAACCTCGTCCTGA
- a CDS encoding amidase has protein sequence MGIVPPSVAELREIAERYGLSLDDGALESFRDLMAPTLASYSEVERLHAERAPEPPRREHAPPARSENPLNAWCLRTDLRTREDGPLAGRTVVVKDNIAVGGVPMANGSRALRGFVPRADATVVTRVLDAGGRIVGKGTCEDLGYSAGSHTGADGPVRNPWDPERSAGGSSSGPAVLVATGEADLALGGDQGGSLRVPAAFSGVVGHKPTHGLVPCTGSFPMENTLDHLGPIAATVTDAATLLGVLAGPDGLDPRQDPRTAPADYLADLDAGVEGLRIGLLTEGFGLPGLSDPRVDAAVSAAAHRLAEAGAVVSEISVPWHTKGFDVWKVIATDGIAWQMIDGNGLARGVPGPMDPELVAHFGAGRARHADAFSETVKLVALNGAYTLGRYHGAHYAMARNLVPELIAGYDTALSEVDVLVLPTVPHVANRLPGKDSSREEYVGAALGMVHNVAPLDASGHPATAVPAGLVGGLPVSMMIVGPRLRDDLCLRVARAHELAMGGFPTPDRSTSTARV, from the coding sequence ATGGGCATCGTCCCTCCTTCCGTCGCGGAGCTCAGGGAGATCGCGGAGCGGTACGGCCTGTCCCTCGACGACGGCGCGCTCGAGTCCTTCCGCGATCTGATGGCACCAACCCTCGCCTCCTACTCCGAGGTCGAGCGGCTCCACGCCGAGCGGGCCCCCGAACCGCCTCGGCGGGAGCACGCTCCTCCCGCGCGCTCGGAGAACCCGCTCAACGCCTGGTGCCTGCGCACCGATCTGCGCACCCGCGAGGACGGCCCGCTGGCCGGGCGCACCGTGGTGGTCAAGGACAACATCGCCGTCGGCGGCGTGCCGATGGCCAACGGTTCCCGGGCGCTGCGCGGGTTCGTGCCGCGCGCCGACGCCACCGTGGTGACCAGGGTGCTGGACGCGGGTGGCCGGATCGTCGGCAAGGGCACCTGCGAGGACCTCGGCTACTCCGCGGGCAGCCACACCGGCGCGGACGGTCCCGTGCGCAACCCGTGGGACCCGGAGCGCTCCGCGGGCGGCTCCTCGTCCGGGCCCGCGGTGCTCGTCGCCACCGGCGAGGCGGACCTGGCGCTCGGCGGCGACCAGGGCGGCTCGCTGCGCGTGCCCGCCGCGTTCAGCGGGGTCGTCGGGCACAAGCCCACCCACGGCCTGGTGCCGTGCACCGGCTCGTTCCCGATGGAGAACACCCTGGACCACCTCGGCCCGATCGCGGCGACGGTGACCGACGCGGCGACGCTGCTGGGCGTGCTGGCCGGGCCGGACGGGCTCGACCCCCGGCAGGACCCGCGCACCGCGCCCGCCGACTACCTCGCCGACCTCGACGCCGGGGTCGAGGGGCTGCGCATCGGCCTGCTGACCGAGGGCTTCGGCCTGCCCGGGCTGTCCGATCCGAGGGTGGACGCGGCCGTGTCGGCCGCCGCGCACCGGCTCGCCGAAGCGGGCGCGGTGGTCAGCGAGATCAGCGTTCCCTGGCACACCAAGGGTTTCGACGTCTGGAAGGTGATCGCCACCGACGGCATCGCCTGGCAGATGATCGACGGCAACGGCCTGGCCCGCGGCGTGCCGGGCCCGATGGACCCGGAGCTGGTCGCCCACTTCGGCGCCGGGCGAGCCCGGCACGCCGACGCCTTCTCCGAGACCGTCAAACTGGTCGCCCTCAACGGTGCCTACACCCTCGGCCGCTACCACGGGGCGCACTACGCCATGGCCCGCAACCTGGTCCCCGAGCTGATCGCGGGCTACGACACCGCACTGTCCGAAGTGGACGTCCTGGTGCTGCCGACCGTGCCGCACGTGGCGAACCGCTTGCCCGGCAAGGACTCCTCGCGCGAGGAGTACGTGGGCGCCGCGCTCGGCATGGTGCACAACGTCGCGCCGCTGGACGCCAGCGGTCATCCCGCCACCGCGGTCCCGGCGGGCCTGGTCGGCGGCCTCCCGGTCAGCATGATGATCGTCGGTCCGCGATTACGCGACGACCTCTGCCTGCGCGTGGCGCGGGCGCACGAGCTGGCCATGGGGGGCTTCCCCACGCCGGACCGCAGCACCAGCACGGCGAGAGTGTGA